The genomic DNA GTAAGTCagcgcgccgccgccaccactgtGGATCTCGTAGGCCATGGTCCTGCCTGCCTGCAGCAGGCTGCCCAGGACCGAGCCCGGCCAGCCGTGCGGCGACGGCAATATGGTGAGGCACGTGCTCCCGTCGCCGAAATTTTGGAAGTAGTTGTCCACGTTGAGCTCCATCGCCGCGTCAGCGCCGTCGAACACAAGTGCGAGCGTTGGAACCTTGGCGTTCGCAAAGTGCTCCGTCAGGAAGCACAGGTCCCAGTCGCCTGAGGAGacgttcgccgtagccacgccctcggaCTGGATCCTGCTCACCAGCTCCTGCCGCAGCACCCTGTACGCGTCCTCGACGAGGAAGGTGACGGCAATACTCGTGCTGAGAAACACCCCACCGGAATGCTGGGCGTCAAAGGTCCTAGCTGGGATGGCGGACAGGAGCTTGCCGTCGACCTGCACGCCGGTGAGATTAACGTAGTACCAGTAAGGGTTTTGGGCTTTTGTGGCCGCCAGCAGCGGCGTGCTGCTGCTGCTTCCCGTAGTCGTGGTCTGCACTGCCGTGGCA from Triticum dicoccoides isolate Atlit2015 ecotype Zavitan unplaced genomic scaffold, WEW_v2.0 scaffold161479, whole genome shotgun sequence includes the following:
- the LOC119344264 gene encoding aspartic proteinase nepenthesin-1-like; amino-acid sequence: MGLRAQQGQRKDGQQTGSAAADSYVPFILDLSIGTSPQTLALIMDITSDLVWAHCDPCPLYKMSHMSGFLATDTFSFGNITGPGRTDVPGVVFGCNVNITLPEISGVSGYAGFSRGPLSLVSQLNISSFAYFIAPPEHDASKSFVSWSWGGAADNATAVQTTTTGSSSSTPLLAATKAQNPYWYYVNLTGVQVDGKLLSAIPARTFDAQHSGGVFLSTSIAVTFLVEDAYRVLRQELVSRIQSEGVATANVSSGDWDLCFLTEHFANAKVPTLALVFDGADAAMELNVDNYFQNFGDGSTCLTILPSPHGWPGSVLGSLLQAGRTMAYEIHSGGGGAL